In the genome of Microplitis demolitor isolate Queensland-Clemson2020A chromosome 5, iyMicDemo2.1a, whole genome shotgun sequence, the window aagattggctttaatttaattgtttaaattattatttaacaaaattaattgttaaaatttattctcgcGGCAAACTAGTCGCGAGACATTTCAATGGGAGAtggcttatatatatttttgtcaaatttatctgacacacgcgcttatacttatatttttaacaacctTCCTATgcttcttaaataattatttcgcaGTCGCCCTAAGAAGGATTCGAACCTAGCGCCCTACGCACGCAAGACCGACGATGTACCGCTACGCCACACGGCCGATGAGTAGCCATAGACGTTACTTAACTTATAAGCTAAGCGTACAAGTACTCACTTCGTTAcagcaacaaaattaatttagttacgGCAACCATTGTTTTCGCTCACAAATTAACCTtcagaacttaaaaaaattcacatatcacaataaaaaaaatatattttattataaaacagaAGTTCATGTCACGAAACTCCGAATCGACTGACATACACAAATTTTggccaaatttttttgtcttataaattttgggCTCAGAAACTTAGAACAATTTAGACTTTTCagacttagaaaaattttaagtttcggGACTAAAAAGATTTCggtgctcaaaaaaaaaaaaataataataataatacttgtcGAACGCAAATTTAACGATTTATATGTAGATCATatcgaaataatatattattttaaccccgaaattttttctaagtcccaattttagtttgattaagtaccaaataatatttgatttaactAGTTAGTATGTGTTGTAACCactaaacttttattgtagcgataactaaaaataaataacaaactaattttagctacttcaactatttttttttaaggcatctgaacaataaataattatcataactatttaaattagttacactaactaaataaaaatacttggatAGAACTATGTAAAATGTTTTACcactactatttaaaattgttacatCAACAGCAAAAATATAGTGATATACGGatacaactttaaaaaattcattgaatcaactatttcgaaatagttaaaaatatatagttgcTGCTACGATTCTTTTTAGTTAGATTGagtaccaaaaaatatttgattcaacTAGTTAGTATTTGTTATGACTactaaacttttattgtagcgataactaaaaataaataacaaaataattttagttacttcaactatttttttaaagtcatttgaataataaataattatcataactatttAAAGTAGTTAcaacaactaaataaaaatagttggaTACAACCATGTAAAATGTTTTACCACTACTATCTGAAACTTGTTACATCAACAGCAAAAATATAGTGATATACGGatacaacttaaaaaaaatcgttgaatCAACTATTTCGAAATAGTTACAAGTATATAATTACTGCTacgatttttttcagttaaattgagtaccaaataatatttgattcaacTAGTTAGTATTTGTTGTGACTACTAAACTTTAATTATagcgataactaaaaataaataacaaaataattttagttacttcaactatttttttaaagtcatctgaataataaatagttacaaTAACTATTTGAATTCGTTAcactaactaaattaaaatagttgtcTCTTTTTAGTTATGGCAACTACTGAGATTTCTTTCAGTGTAATCggctaaaattttatcaataaggTGGCCCATAAAGGGGGTCTAGGCAGGCCGATAGAGGGGACATCAGGAATTGAAGTTATATTTTcatgtattatttaatttctaataaatatttttgcatatattttttttttcatttgaaattaaaagtataagcTTCGAGGTTCTATCACCGTTTTATACatgaattagttttttatattttaattctcaATTCGAAAAAGAAAATACGCTTAACTGGCCGATAGAGGGGTCACTTagcttagttttttttttttttttttttcaaccaaaaGTACTATATTgagttgatatatatattttttttatattcaaaaaatataaaatttttataagaaatgaatgaaatgaaatatatgctagcatataatttatattacatatggcatcatatattttctttgttatatttactCGCATGCTTATATATTCGCATcgaattaactaattttgagaatttaaaCTGCAATTGAAGGAgtatatcaaaatttagacctaatttaattggagttgGTCATACgaataggaaaattttttttcctatacacaatatgaatatatttttcgtatatgacaagaatatacatttttgtatatgataaaaatatatttcttgtatatgatttacatatatattttatatatgctcaACATATACAGACTcgtatatgataaattttatatatttcaatgtaaaaataatatattagaaaaaatatagttaaattggccatatatattttttgatatttatcatatatttttatcatttatgttATTGTCATACAGTTGATAGTTGATGAATCGTTGGAGTAACATTCATGagcgtttattatttattactttaagtTCAGTAGGAGAGTAATTTTCTCAAAACGATTCCAAGTGCAGGTGcaacaaatacttaaatattttatctgacAATGTCTAGACTTTGGTGTCGCCAGTCTATTGTTATAAGTGTGAAAATCTGAAACTCAAGTATACAAACTTAAGGGTTCCCCCCCCCCCTTGGGAGAAGGGGGTtaattgaaccaaaaatacttagacatttttctatatatgaataaaagcaaaatgattacttttttttacgagattatgatttattatatagactatcatctctcataagcacataacttaacaaatgataaaaattttcaataaatacgaAATTGAACAACTGCATGAAATGTTTCAATCGTCTCCTTTGCGGGGACAATTGAACCACTAGTCGGGGACAATTAAACCAAGAGTATGAGATCCACAATCGAATGACCTTAatgaatgatttattattcattacagctcaaaactaaaattacaatacttctaataatatttattattttttataatattataatgttATAACAATCAGTTTTGAAACTTCGgccaatatatttttttttcttggttagttTAGCTTTCTTTGACATTTAGTCAAGATGCACGCGCATGTCTGATGCTCACAGTGTGACTCATGTGGTTCAACCGTCCCCGAGAGTACTGGTTCAATTAAccccatatgattttattgaaataattagttttaaaaaaaataatcaagaactattttactagaagtaaagtcagaaatttatgaataatatatgtatgaaggtattacaaaaaaaattttaagattacatttgaaaaataaaaaaatattaaacaatttgtcaagagctaaaaaacaaagttcagatgcctaaaaacacaaaaacttgaatgatttaaaattaaatcattatgtTGGTTCCAAATTTTGGTCAGACTAAGGTTTGGTGTATTAAAATATAGTTCCAAGAGGAtgactcatttttatattttttctgattttttaagcttactggattaattgaccccactctccccACTTGAATTTTAAAGGCGGTCCCAAACCAATAACCTTCTTCGATGGTCGAGCAGGTAACTACGTACCTTTCTACAAATTGGCAGACTCTGACCAGAGAGACCTCAATCATTTTCAAGCCGCTGTCAAGTTGCCATCGAGTTTTAGCAACGTACATTTATACGAAcgtgttagaaaaaaattttcgtttttctttgaaattaaataattgatcatcaaaataaattcaaaatgtcTTGCAATAATCTAAAACAAGGATGCAAAGAGTTTACCCCGTCGGTCGAGCAGTCAGTGTATCCGTCGTCACTTGAGAGCATAAGTGAATACAACTATAATCAATCAGTGAATTATGATCAGTTAACGATTTTCGATGCTGACCAAAAGCAGCAAAAACAAGATCATCGGCAGAACAATACATCATCTCTGCAGAAAGTCGAGCAAGCTAGCACGGAAGGTAAGATTGTGGCGGGctatgattctgaagttattTTACAACAGTTAAGATGTTAatgttttatcaaattttaaaatattttaacaaataagtATCAGTAGTATGTGAAAACGTATTTctatgatcatttttttttactgtaattatGAAAACTGCTTAGATATTACTCACAACCAATAAGTGATAAACAGAcgtaatagttattttttttttcattttatagaaaaaaataacaaacggAGAGCACGGACTGCATTCACTACTCACCAACTTAGTAAGTTGGAGAAGATTTTTTGCGAAAACATTCACATATGTCGTCCAACGAAAATCAGCACTGCATCTCGATTAAACCTTAGTGAAAGACAGGTAAGGCAGTTTGctattttttctatcatttATTAGTGACATATTCATAAGATATagtaaggaaattttttttcttatattatttaaaaatcaatttttttttatttgaagtcAACATCCTGGgttactacaaaaaaaaaatgttttctttgagaatacataaatatcaataaacatttaataattacatagaaaagataaatttaaatatatatccataatttattacagttttAAACAGTAGCAAAGACTTAGAAACAGtcaattttacattatttttgatataGCAACTTTTTTAGTTTCATATAATAAGATGTTTTTTCGGTCCTCAAtagtaaatacattttcaaccgttatattttgagataaaaattaaaatcctcCATTATAAATTCACatcaattattatacataatattatCTCATCATCATCTCCGTATTTTATgtcattatataaaattctaagtttaattctttttcttcgatgtaaaaatatgaaaatgatGATATATAAACGCATATCTACCAATttgtattttgtaaataatataacttcTACTTTATcgactataataataaagttttatacatattttttaatttttttgaaagcaTGCTTTATTGTTGCGACCAAATCTAAAGTAAATAACTTAGTTGcatgatatttattactatatcTTCAAACCTATTCATTTTGCTGATCGAGtcgtttgattaaaaaaaatgacgatgacaaataatatcatatatgattattttaaattatttttattcaataaaaaatatgcatttaaatttatttcgcaatattctatttataagtataatttaaCTCTATGAGTgcaatatataaatctatacagttatatataattatatcaaaaCATCCGAAATTATGTATAGTCAAAACTCTTATAATGTAATTGTTGctagaaatttatatataactttagataccctgataacacgagttgatcgtgaaaaagttggtcattcattagtttccgaccaacttgacgacaagttatcgacaacttcagcttttgcaacttttggctacaagttaccgccaactttctcagaaagttggcggcagtatggagccgcaactggaatgcaagtttctgaggaaattgaaagtaaacttaccgtcaacttatgatcaccaacttttgcaagcaacttttgccaccaactttctcagaaagtgataGTCAACTTTTtagatttacaacttttgccaccaactttctcagaaaatgtccatcaactattggcggtaccaactgttggcgatcaacttggttccagttgcggctgcaagtttctcgtcagtttctcgccaacttggctatcagggtaattatataaaatttgtctttCCTGATCTACATTACCAACAAATGATAGTTTTTACAGTTTCTTCTATAAACTGACAATTTTCACTTGAAAAAGGAcgaaaaataatgagtaaatgtcattttcaaattgatat includes:
- the LOC103577656 gene encoding homeobox protein Hox-A2-like, with amino-acid sequence MSCNNLKQGCKEFTPSVEQSVYPSSLESISEYNYNQSVNYDQLTIFDADQKQQKQDHRQNNTSSLQKVEQASTEEKNNKRRARTAFTTHQLSKLEKIFCENIHICRPTKISTASRLNLSERQVEVWFQNRRMKAKHDKLKIAATNGKKILYPSKEKLNQFVATDAIKDRRVNTSGLSATIHYHQLLPNQDPNVRNDGNCRTNDTNYQTAYTGGIYCNQYNATTEYPANNSN